In Cryptomeria japonica chromosome 10, Sugi_1.0, whole genome shotgun sequence, a genomic segment contains:
- the LOC131031460 gene encoding uncharacterized protein LOC131031460, giving the protein MALFFFYRKTAADVNNRISNIAIHNFSSRHLSYEERKLLGLGIKYIPRPPPMSPSLIAQEFRSFARLFRLRAFFGPDSAALAPTSPFVRASFPPKFKKRNPFWNPPDRCYPLENILQQGEAILQKQLASVSFSARPMLPSRLLKSLKTLKWDKSIIIKPADKNLGLVILDSSWYRSEGLRQLSDSLVYEHVDSVPWHIIWKRLSVITKDFKFFLDPVSAFLTKFPPSSARPCAFYLLPKIHKPALVGRPICNYSGYILEPASQLLHHLLFPILLEQKSHLSDSRALLRDLGSLHLPANCILFTFDVESLYPSIPIPAGIAALKKMVSDYFREKSSDSRLIDLIVRLATLVLTFHYLDFDGITYKQVRRTAMGSNFAVVYACLFLCHLENRLFARFDCSELLFFKRYIDDAVGVWIGSEETLSLFFQHCQSFYPEIKITTCVSSSSVNILDITFFKGERFSASGILDTCCFQKPLNAYQYIPFGSWHPQHQKKSFIISELSRYLLRESNPFGFIQLKKMFYLRLRARGYPKNFRLNCFNKVSRTDKTVLLNKLQLQPFKRRGAPLILKLDYCSATKALNLGATLNPTLHRLCQEVPTLQYISPPRVCWRNPKKLGYFMLRSRFLSKG; this is encoded by the coding sequence ATGGCTTTATTTTTCTTCTACAGAAAGACTGCTGCAGATGTGAACAACCGTATCTCGAATATTGCCATCCACAACTTCTCCTCCCGGCACCTCTCTTACGAAGAACGAAAGCTACTGGGTCTCGGCATCAAGTACATTCCCAGGCCTCCCCCTATGTCTCCTTCTCTTATTGCTCAAGAATTTAGATCTTTTGCCCGTTTGTTTCGTCTTCGCGCTTTCTTTGGTCCGGACTCGGCTGCTCTTGCTCCTACTTCCCCTTTTGTCAGAGCCTCATTCCCACCAAAGTTCAAAAAGCGCAACCCCTTCTGGAATCCACCTGATCGGTGCTATCCGCTGGAAAACATTCTACAACAAGGCGAAGCAATCCTCCAAAAACAGTTGGCTTCCGTTTCATTTTCTGCTCGGCCCATGCTGCCTTCTAGactcctcaagagtctcaaaactCTGAAATGGGATAAGTCTATTATCATCAAGCCTGCTGATAAGAATCTTGGGCTTGTCATCCTAGATTCTTCTTGGTACCGCTCAGAAGGCCTTAGACAACTTTCTGACTCTCTGGTTTATGAGCATGTTGACTCTGTTCCTTGGCACATTATCTGGAAACGACTCTCTGTAATCACTAAGGACTTCAAGTTCTTTCTTGATCCTGTATCTGCTTTTCTCACTAAATTTCCACCTTCCTCTGCGCGTCCCTGTGCTTTCTATCTTCTCCCGAAGATTCACAAACCCGCTTTGGTTGGTCGACCTATCTGCAATTACTCAGGATATATCTTAGAGCCTGCTTCTCAGCTTTTACACCATCTGTTGTTTCCCATCCTGCTTGAACAGAAGTCCCACCTATCTGACTCTCGTGCACTCCTGCGAGATCTTGGTTCTCTCCATCTCCCTGCCAACTGCATCCTTTTCACCTTCGATGTGGAATCTCTTTACCCTAGCATCCCTATTCCTGCGGGTATTGCAGCTCTGAAAAAGATGGTCTCAGATTACTTTAGAGAGAAATCTTCAGATTCTCGGCTTATTGATCTGATTGTCAGATTGGCTACTCTTGTGCTCACTTTTCACTACCTGGATTTTGATGGCATTACTTACAAGCAAGTCAGAAGAACTGCCATGGGAAGCAACTTCGCAGTTGTCTATGCTTGCCTCTTCCTCTGCCATCTAGAAAACCGTCTGTTTGCCCGTTTTGATTGTTCTGAGCTCCTGTTTTTCAAGCGGTATATTGATGATGCAGTTGGTGTCTGGATCGGTTCAGAAGAGACTCTATCTCTCTTTTTTCAGCACTGCCAGAGCTTCTATCCCGAAATTAAGATCACTACTTGTGTTTCTTCTTCTTCGGTGAACATCCTGGATATTACTTTTTTCAAGGGAGAACGCTTCTCTGCTTCTGGTATTTTAGACACTTGTTGTTTCCAGAAGCCTCTGAACGCCTACCAGTACATCCCTTTTGGATCCTGGCACCCTCAGCACCAAAAGAAGTCTTTCATTATCAGCGAACTGAGCAGATATCTACTTCGGGAATCCAATCCCTTCGGTTTTATTCAGCTgaagaaaatgttttatctcaGACTTCGGGCTCGCGGTTACCCAAAGAATTTCCGGCTCAACTGCTTCAACAAGGTCTCCCGGACAGACAAGACAGTGCTCCTCAACAAGCTTCAGCTTCAGCCCTTCAAGAGGAGAGGGGCTCCCCTGATTCTTAAGCTGGACTATTGCTCTGCCACTAAAGCTTTAAATCTCGGGGCCACCCTAAACCCTACACTTCATCGGCTCTGCCAAGAAGTCCCTACACTGCAATACATTTCCCCTCCGAGAGTCTGTTGGCGCAATCCTAAGAAACTAGGATATTTTATGCTCAGGAGCAGATTCCTTTCCAAAGGATAA